The genomic DNA GGGCATCGTCGGAGCGTCTCCCTCGTCGCGTTCGATGGCGTACTCGTATATGTCTACGAGCACGCCACCTTACGCGTTCGGGTTCCCGCCCTGCCCGAATGCGGGCACCAGCGGAACGGACCCGCCCATTCCGGGTGTTACGAGGTGTATTCGTCGGCCACGGACAGGGCCGAGTCGAGTGCGGCGAGGCCTTCCTTCAGTTCGGCCTCGGTCACATTCAGCGGCGGCACGACGTGCGTGCGGTTCATGTTGACGAACGGCCACAGCCCCTGCTTCTTGGCGGCGGCCCCGAACGCGCCCATCGCTGCGTTCGCCTCACCGGCCGCGTTGTACGGCACCAGCGGCTCGCGCGTCTCCCGGTCCTTCACCAGGTCCAGCGCCCAGAACATGCCGACCCCGCGCACCTCGCCGACGCTCGGGTGCCGCTCGGCCAGCGCCCGCAGCGCGGGCTCGACGACGGTCGTACCGAGGTGCTTCGCGTTCTCCACGACGCCCTCCTCGGCCATGACGTTGATCGTCGCGACGGCCGCGGCACAGGCCAGCGGGTGCCCGGAGTACGTCAGTCCGCCCGGGTAGGGCCGCTTGCCGAAGGTGTCCGCGATGGCGCCGGAGATGGCGACCCCGCCGAGCGGCACATAGCCGGAGTTGACACCCTTGGCGAAGGTCATCAGGTCCGGTACGACGTCGAACAGATCGGCCGCGAACCACTCACCGGTCCGCCCGAACCCGGCCATCACCTCGTCGAGGACGAAGACGATCCCGTACTTGTCGCAGATCTCCCGGACCCCGGCGAGATAACCGGGCGGCGGCACCATGATCCCGGCCGTGCCCGGCACGGTCTCCAGGACGATCGCGGCGATCGTGCCCGGCCCCTCGAAGGCGATCGTCGTCTCCAGGTGCTCGAGCGCCCGCTCGCACTCCTGCTCCTCGGTCTCCGCGTAGAAACGGGACCGGTACAGGAAGGGCGCCCAGAAGTGCACGACCCCGGCGGAGGCGCTGTCGCTGGCCCAACGCCTCGGATCCCCGGTGAGGTTGATCGCCTGCTGCGTACCGCCGTGGTACGAGCGGTAGGCGGAGAGCACCTTCGGCCGCCCGGTGTGCAGCCGGGCCATGCGCGTCGCGTGCTCAATGGCGTCGGCGCCGCCGTTGGTGAAGAAGATTTTGTCCAGGTCCCCGGGCGTGCGCTCGGCGATCAGCCGGGCCGCCTCCGAGCGGGCCTCGATCGCGAACGCGGGCGCGAAGGTCGTCATCGTCGCGGCCTGCTCCTGGATCGCGGCGACGACCTTCGGGTGCTGGTAGCCGATGTTGGTGTAGACGAGCCCGCTGGTGAAGTCCAGGTAGCGATTGCCGTCGTAGTCCCAGAAGTACGACCCCTCCGCGCCGGCCACGGCGAGCGGGTCGATGAGTTCCTGCGCGGACCAGGAGTGGAACACATGCGCACGGTCCGCGGCCTTCACGGCGGCGCCGGCCTGGGGGTTGGGCTGAGGGGTCATGCGGGTGAGCGTAAATGTCCGCGATGCGGAAAAGGAATCGGCGTCCTGTCTGCGGTCGCCGGGTTTCCGCGACAGGTTGTCCAGAGAAGCTGGGGGTGAAACTAACCGCTGTCCACCCCCGTGACCGGTTAGGAGTGACCCCAGCCTGTGGAGAGGTGGGCCGGTCTCCCGTTACGGAACCGTAGACACCACGCCGTCCGTCTCGTCGATTCCCCGCACTATTCTCGGTCTGTCGCGGAGCACGGGGGTGCGACAGGGGTGTGACCGGGGAATTCAGGGGAGGCGGCGCGGTCGTGGAGAAACTGGGGGCGGCCGATCCGCAGCGGATCGGCGCGTACCGGCTGCTGGCCCGGCTCGGGACCGGGGGCATGGGGCACGTGTATCTGGCCCGGTCGGACCGGGGACGCACGGTCGCCGTGAAGCTGGTGCGGGAGGAGCTGGCCGCGCAGGAGGAGTTCCGGGCGCGCTTCCGGCAGGAGGTGCAGGCCGCGCGCCGGGTCGGCGGACACTGGACGGCGCCCGTGCTGGACGCGGACACCGAGGCCGAGGTGCCGTGGGTGGCCACCGGGTATGTCGCCGGACCGAGCCTGCAGCAGGTCGTCGGCCGGGACCACGGGGCACTGCCCGAGCGGTCGGTACGGATCCTCGCGGCCGGTCTCGCGCACGCGCTCCAGGACATCCACGCCGCCGGCATCGTCCACCGCGACCTCAAGCCGTCCAACGTGCTGGTGACCATCGACGGCCCCCGCGTCATCGACTTCGGCATAGCGCGGGCCCTGGAGGCACAGGCCGGCGACGGGCTCACCCGGACCGGTTCGCTGGTCGGCTCGCCCGGTTTCATGGCGCCGGAACAGGTGCGGGGCGACCGCATCACCCCGGCGTGCGACGTCTTCTGCCTCGGTTCCGTCCTCGCCTACGCCGCGACCGGCACCCTTCCCTTCGGCGCCGCGAACAGCGGTGTCCACGCCCTGATGTTCCGCATCGCCCAGGAGGAACCCGACCTGTCGGGCGTCCCCGAGGGCATCGCCGACCTAGTCCGCGACTGCCTCCGCAAGGACCCGGCCACCCGCCCGACCCTCAACCGCATCCTCGACCGCACCGGCGCCGAGGACACCGTCTCCGGCGGCCGCTCCCGCGACCCGTGGCTACCGGGCGCGCTGGTCGCCCAACTCGGCCGCCACGCGGTGCGGTTGCTGGACACGGAGGACCCGGAGACGAGGGAACTGGAGCGGGTGAATCCGGCGACGGCCGGTCCGGGAACGGCCGGTCCGGAGGCAGGGAGCGCGCAGGCGCAGGGCCCGGGGGTGGAGGGTTCCGAGGCGGAAGGCGCGAGGGGCAGGGAGGTCGCGGAGGCGGAAGGTGCCGCCGTGGTTCAGGGGGCCACACCTGAGCCCGCCACTGCGCCCATGCCCGCTCTTCCTCCTACGCCTGCTCTTCCTCCCATGCCCGCGCTTCCCCCTGGCTTCGCTCCCGTCCAGGGCTCCGCTCCTACCCAAGGCCCTGCTCCCGCCCAAGGTCCCGCTCCGGCTCAAGGTTCCGTCCCCGTTCAAGGCCCCGCTCCGGCCCACGGTTCCGCTCCCGTCCAGGGTCCCGCTCCGGCCCAAGGCCCCGCCCCCGCCCACGATTCCGCCCCCGCCCCCGCGGAGAAGCCCGACCTGTTCGGCAAGACACCCGTCGCCCGCACACCCGCCGCCCTCGCCGAAGCCTCCCCCGAGCACGCCCCCGCCTCCGACGACTCCTCCCCGGCACCACCCGCACCGGCGGCCGGTGCCGCGCCGGACGGCCACTTCCCGACGGTGGTCGAGGAGCAGCCCGGAGCACCCCGCACCCCGCCCACCCCGCACCCGGCCTACGGCTACCCGCAGCAGCACCCCCAGCCCACCGCCGACTACGGCCACCCGCAACAGCCCGTCCAGCCCGCCGCCGACTATCCGCAACTGCCCGCCCGGCAGCTCGTCGGCTGGGGCGGCCAGGTCCCGTACAACCCGTACCCCCACAACCCCGGCCTCGGCGCCACCCCGCCCTACGGTCCGGGTCCCCACCCGGAGCCCCAGGCACCGCGCCGCAACGGCCGGTCCACCGCACTCCTCGTCGCCGTCGCGCTCGTCGTCGCGCTGGGCGCCGGCGGCTCGGTGTACGCGCTGATGAAGGGCGGCGACGACGACGGCCGTAAGGCGAGCGGTTCGGGCGGCGGGGCCACCAGCGCCGCGCCCACGACCCCGGGTCCGACCACCGGGGAACCGTCGCCGACGAACTCGCCGTCCCCCTCCGCCACTTCGACCGGCGACGGCGCCGTACCGAGCGGCTATCTCGGCACCTGGAACGCGTCCATCGACAACGCCACCGGCCACAACACCCGTCAACTCACCATCCGGCAGGGCAAGGTGGGGTCCCCGGTGCTGACCCTGGTCGCGGACGGCCCCGGCTACCACTGCGAGTTCACCGCCGACCTCGCCCAAGCACCGGGCGGCGAGAGCCCGTTGGCGATCGGCGCCTCCACCGTCACCTCCGGGAAGCCGCTGTCGTCCTGCAACCCGGGCTCCGCCACCGAGATCACCCTGCTGTCGGACACCACGCTGGAGCGCGTGAGCACCAGCAACGGGGAGAAGCTGACGTACACCAAGGCCGGCTGATCGTTGGGCTGAACTCCCTTCACCGCAGGGCCAGTTGAACGTCACCCGAACTTCGGCCAGGACCCCCTGCGTGTTTTCCGGTGCCGCCCGTACGGTGACCCCACGATCCGACTGGGGAGCGGGGGCCCGCAGTGGAGTGGCTGAGCGCGGAGAACGTCGTCGCCCTGGGTACCGCGCTGCTCGGTATCGTCGCGTCCGGCGTGATGGTCTGGTACGAACGCCGGGTGCCGCGCCGCAAGCGCATCGGCTACCGCGTGCAGATGGACAACCCCATCGGCGACGACGTCCGTTCGGGCCGCGCCAACCGCCGCCTCGGCCTCTTCGACGAGGCCCCCGGCATGTCCGACGCCACCCTCGTCCTGCTGCGCATCGAGAACGACGGCTCGCAGAGCATCGCCGACAACGACTACACCGGGCGCGAACTCCACGGCCTCACCGCGCTGTTCACCGACCGCACGATCCGCGGTGTCTCGGTCACCCAGCCGGTTGGCACCGACCATCTGATGGACCACTTCACCCCGGCGGCCGGCCTCGGCTACGACGGCAACACCCTGCGCATCCCGCGCGTCCCGCTCAACCGCGGCGACCACTTCAAACTGCTGGTGCTGCTCTCCGGCGGCGACGTCGGCTGCCCGATACGGCTCATCGGCGGCATCCGCGACGGCGAGGTCCACCCCAACCGCAGCGCGACCCCGGACGAGACGCTGCCCCTGTTCAGCCGCGCCTCCCGGCTGATCACCATCATGCTCACGGTGTGCGTGGTGACCCTGGCGGCGATCGTCGTGGTCCGCGACGACAACCCGCCCCCGATCGGCTGCGCCCACGGCACCCTCACCGTCACCGGTTCGACCGCCTTCGCGCCGGTGGTGGAGGAGGTCGCGAAGAAGTACGAGCAGGACTGCGAGGGCGCGCGGATCGTCGTCGACCCGCACGGATCGACCGCGGGCGTACGGGAGTTGGAGGCCACCGGGCTCGCGTCGACGAAGGGCTCACCGGCCGTAGTAGCCCTGTCGGACGGCCCCAAGCCGAGCGACATGCCGCGGTTGCGCGAGAACCGGATCGCGATGTCGGTGTTCGCGATCGTCGTCAACGACGGCATCCGGCTGAAGAACCTGTCCA from Streptomyces sp. NBC_01478 includes the following:
- a CDS encoding aspartate aminotransferase family protein; translation: MTPQPNPQAGAAVKAADRAHVFHSWSAQELIDPLAVAGAEGSYFWDYDGNRYLDFTSGLVYTNIGYQHPKVVAAIQEQAATMTTFAPAFAIEARSEAARLIAERTPGDLDKIFFTNGGADAIEHATRMARLHTGRPKVLSAYRSYHGGTQQAINLTGDPRRWASDSASAGVVHFWAPFLYRSRFYAETEEQECERALEHLETTIAFEGPGTIAAIVLETVPGTAGIMVPPPGYLAGVREICDKYGIVFVLDEVMAGFGRTGEWFAADLFDVVPDLMTFAKGVNSGYVPLGGVAISGAIADTFGKRPYPGGLTYSGHPLACAAAVATINVMAEEGVVENAKHLGTTVVEPALRALAERHPSVGEVRGVGMFWALDLVKDRETREPLVPYNAAGEANAAMGAFGAAAKKQGLWPFVNMNRTHVVPPLNVTEAELKEGLAALDSALSVADEYTS
- a CDS encoding protein kinase domain-containing protein; protein product: MEKLGAADPQRIGAYRLLARLGTGGMGHVYLARSDRGRTVAVKLVREELAAQEEFRARFRQEVQAARRVGGHWTAPVLDADTEAEVPWVATGYVAGPSLQQVVGRDHGALPERSVRILAAGLAHALQDIHAAGIVHRDLKPSNVLVTIDGPRVIDFGIARALEAQAGDGLTRTGSLVGSPGFMAPEQVRGDRITPACDVFCLGSVLAYAATGTLPFGAANSGVHALMFRIAQEEPDLSGVPEGIADLVRDCLRKDPATRPTLNRILDRTGAEDTVSGGRSRDPWLPGALVAQLGRHAVRLLDTEDPETRELERVNPATAGPGTAGPEAGSAQAQGPGVEGSEAEGARGREVAEAEGAAVVQGATPEPATAPMPALPPTPALPPMPALPPGFAPVQGSAPTQGPAPAQGPAPAQGSVPVQGPAPAHGSAPVQGPAPAQGPAPAHDSAPAPAEKPDLFGKTPVARTPAALAEASPEHAPASDDSSPAPPAPAAGAAPDGHFPTVVEEQPGAPRTPPTPHPAYGYPQQHPQPTADYGHPQQPVQPAADYPQLPARQLVGWGGQVPYNPYPHNPGLGATPPYGPGPHPEPQAPRRNGRSTALLVAVALVVALGAGGSVYALMKGGDDDGRKASGSGGGATSAAPTTPGPTTGEPSPTNSPSPSATSTGDGAVPSGYLGTWNASIDNATGHNTRQLTIRQGKVGSPVLTLVADGPGYHCEFTADLAQAPGGESPLAIGASTVTSGKPLSSCNPGSATEITLLSDTTLERVSTSNGEKLTYTKAG
- a CDS encoding substrate-binding domain-containing protein encodes the protein MEWLSAENVVALGTALLGIVASGVMVWYERRVPRRKRIGYRVQMDNPIGDDVRSGRANRRLGLFDEAPGMSDATLVLLRIENDGSQSIADNDYTGRELHGLTALFTDRTIRGVSVTQPVGTDHLMDHFTPAAGLGYDGNTLRIPRVPLNRGDHFKLLVLLSGGDVGCPIRLIGGIRDGEVHPNRSATPDETLPLFSRASRLITIMLTVCVVTLAAIVVVRDDNPPPIGCAHGTLTVTGSTAFAPVVEEVAKKYEQDCEGARIVVDPHGSTAGVRELEATGLASTKGSPAVVALSDGPKPSDMPRLRENRIAMSVFAIVVNDGIRLKNLSTADVRRLYRGEITNWRQLGGPDLAVHLVSRDANSGTRQVFQRRVLKRGEIANSSVDCVHKDDPTAPVIRCELDSTDQVLTEVAELKGAIGYSELTLASGAKGLHTLELDGHPPSVDAIEHGTSAYPYREIEYAYTYGRPPADSLASSFLTYLSRGNGQDVIRTHGHIPCWTPEGLKLCA